atttattcagcaaatccttatctcaaagcattacagctaaaaaccccttgatttctatccgacatcattcaacattcattaattttacaatatttctgtagatagtccttgaatttcttccaatcttcttccgccgattcttctccctggtcacggattctgccagtcatttctgccaatcccatgcagtcaatcatcttcatctgccattcttccagagtgggtaaatcttgcgtcttccagtactttgcaataagtattcttgctgctgttgtggcatacataaagaaagttctatccttttttgacaccaactggccgaccatgcccaagagaaaggcctctggtttcttcaagaaggtatatttaaatacctttttcaattcgttatagatcatttcccagaaagccttaatcttagggcacgtccaccaaaggtgaaataatgtaccttcattttctttgcatttccaacatttattgttgggcaaatggtaaatttttgcaagcttgactggggtcatgtaccacctgtatatcattttcataatattttctcttaaggcattacatgctgtaaatttcatcccagtggtccacaactgttcccagtcagcaaacataatgttatgtccaacatcttgtgcccatttgatcatagcagatttgaccgtctcatcctgagtgttccatttcaacagcaagttatacatttttgacaaaatcttagttttgggttctaacagttctgtttccaatttagatttttccacctggaagccaactttcttatccaaattgtaagcctccattatctgataataatgaagccagtcttgcactttgttttttagtttctcaaaactctgcagtttcagtctatctccttcttgttccaaaatttcccaatacttcggccatttggcctccatattgagctttcgcttccattggtgacaaccaccttggggttttattttccaataaatctttatatctaatccaaacattaaacaatgctttcctaacaatatggtttttaaatgctttatgtgttttaaccttgtcataccacaaatatgcatgccacccaaaaacgttgttaaaaccttctagatccaaaatgtctgtgttctcaagaagcagccagtctttcaaccagcagaacgctgctgattcatagtaaagtttaaagtctggaagggcaaatccacccctttcctttgcatcagttaatatcttaaattttattctgggcttcttgccctgtcagacaaatttagaaatgtctttctgccacttcttgaaacagtccatcttgtccacaatttgcaatgtttgaaacaaaaacaacattctaggcaatacattcatctttatagctgcaattcgacccaacaaggaaagcttcaagtttgaccaaatttctaagtcttttttcacttccaaccaacatttttcatagttatctttaaacaaattcccatttttagctgtcatgttaatccccaggtatttcactttcttaaccacagtcaaacctgtttcattctgaaacttctctctttcagtcaatgttaaatttttctctaaaacgttagtttttgacttgttcaatttgaatcctgcgacctgaccaaattcttgaattagttctaaaactcttttagtactagattctggctcctgtaacgtcaaaactaggtcatctgcaaatgctctcagtttatactgtttagctccgacctgtatacctttaaccatccggtcccttctaatcatgttcagcaggacctccaggaccgatataaaaagcaatggggaaattgggcatccctgtcgtgtccctttttctatcttaaattgttccgtaaccacattgtttacaattaatttagccttttgttcagaatatattgcacctttaccattctcaaaaccttggcctacccccataccctgtaagttctttttcataaaactccaataaATATTGTCAAAGCAAATTCAGACTGGAATGGATAGATTTCAAGTAGATGGAAAAGTTGTTGGTGTTCCATTGGAGGCCCTGCAATCCCATCTCTTTTCTCTCCTTCAGCTTGATGGAATGGCTATTGTAATTATGTTccattttgcttctgctttttttaaagtcAAGAGGTGCTGCCAAAGATCCACGAAGGGAAGGAATATCCATGTACACTGGTGGGGACGTGGAACACGTGGTACGGAGAGCAAGATCAGGCTGGTAGGAGATAAGACGTACAACAGAATGCACAACTGCGCTAATGATGTGTGCTTGTGATAGGGGCCCTCTTCCAGCCAGGATGGGAACCTGCAGGATGTGGGGCAAGGTCTGGGGACAGTGGACAACCAACACCAGCAGCAGTGAGCAGAGAGCCTCTAACAAGCCCAGGAAGATTCCCAGAGAAAATGGACATTTATCCATCAAAACTCAGAGCCTCAACAGAATCCTTATGTCCCCAATGTAACCAATGTAACCTTGCCTGAATGTTCTTCAGGCAAGGTTGCAGGGAATGTAAAGGTGCTGCTCTGGCACAGACCCAGGCACTGCAGAACCATCAAATGGTTTCAGATTGcatcttcttccttctccaacagCTCCTGAGAATAAGCACCCTTGCATAGCTGGCAGGCTGGTTCAGACACATTCAGAGTTGCCACTCCCAAGTCTGGACATGCCACTCCCAAGTCTAGACACTCCCCATCACAGATGGGTCTTGCAGTTCTTTCAGGGGACTGGGCAATTTCATGGTCCACGTGACCTTCTTGGCAGAGGATGCTGGCTCAAATTCTGTATCAGAAAGGCCTGAGTGACTGGGTAACAGTTTGCAGCCTTCCTCTGATTGGTAGAGCTatggttcttttcttttttctttttacaaacttTATATACTACTAACTCAACAGAAAGCCTCTAGGTGGTTTACAGCCACTCTttgctgcccacccccacccaaacacattcatttcagtggggcttgtgtAGGATATCTTCCCCAGGGCATTGTCCCATTTATCTTTTTTGTTTGGCCTCTGACTTCTGCTGGTGGAGAAAgaaaattatacagtggtacctcgacttaagaacttaatttgttctggaggtccgttcttaacctgaaactgttcttaacctgaagcaccactttagctaatggggcttgctgcaccgccgccacacgatttctgttctcatcctgaagcaaagttcttaacctgaggtactatttctgggttagcagagcctgtaacctgaagcgtctgtaacccgaggtaccactgtataggcttaaGGAAGGACAGTGACCAGTGAATAAATCCTGGAGCGCCgcatccagtcagtgtaaacagtactgagctagatggatgaataatctgactcagtataaggcatgtTCCTAGGCACTGAGAGAAAGTGAGAGGGCTAACCACTCTCATGGTGTGCTGGGAAAAGGGTGCTGGTGGCCACCAGGATTGGAAAGAAAGAGCTAGGTGAAATAACAATGGGATACAAGATTTGGCCAGGAAGAAGCTGACGTTTGAGGAGTCTGTTTTGAATCTCCAGTAGGGAAGGGAGACTCTTAAATATGCCACTTTTCATTTCAGTTCATCTGTGGCGGTATGAGGGAGGCTATCCAGCTCTTACAGAGGTCATGAGTAAGCTTCGACATGATAAGGTAAGTCCTAGCATAAAAGATTGGACTTCATCAGCCTGATCCTTAAAAGTCACTTTGCCTCTCAAACTTAACAGtttattgcaaaacaacaacaacaacaactccattGTCAAGGACTCCCAGAGTTTGTGTATCAAACCAGGATACACTCTTTGAGTTTGGTGTCCTCCTAGTATTAAGCTCTTAATATCCCAACTGATGAAGCATAAACtagataatttaaaaaataaatgcatgtgaTCTTGCCTTGTCATTGTAaggatttttcattttatttttaggggTTTGGGGAGTTTCGCAAAGAGAGGGGAAACATGCTTCTCTCCCGCAAGAATCAGCTGCTGTTGGAGTTCAGTTTTTGGAATGAGCCTGTTCCGAGGACAGGGCCTAATATCTACGAACTGAGGTCTTATCAACTCCGTGTGAGTGTCTTTATGTATTCATAGAATAGtcattccctcccttcctccctctctctgtgtgtgtccttgCGTTCATGAGACCTTTAAGAGCGAGACTGCATTCACTCTTTGTCAGGCTAGCCTTTAAATTTGTTATGAGAATCCATCTGGTAGACAAGTTAGCAGGTTGATTCCTGCCAGAAAGGGATAACAGAGAGCACATTGCAACTCTTTTTCattgattttccttttttctcttagAAGTTCTGCCTTTTGAACAGTAAAGGTTACATttgctaacagtgcaatcctatatgtttTTACTGAGAAGCAAGCTTATTGTTTATTTATCAAATATATTCAGTGTATATATCATATTTCTGACAGAAATGCTCCCTATCAATGTCAACAGGCACTGGAAATAAAAATTGGGACATTGAAAAAAGTATTTGAGGGAATTCTGGTCTTAAAGTGATTACGTACCGTAATTGCCTCATGTCTTTTGGGCTGAGTCTTTTTTGTTACTGATTAGAATCCAAAAACCTTTCTGGAGGCAGGAGAGAAAGCCCACATCTACTTCCCAATTGCAACGGGGGAGGGAATGGAGGGTATCATTCTCTTAGAGTCACCTGCTCTGTATTTCTTTTATCCCCCCAGCCTGGAACAATGATTGAATGGGGCAACTACTGGTAAGTGTCCCTTGCTATGCTGGGCTCCCCTCAATTCCAAATACCATTTTGAGACATGGACAGAGCTGCCCATTTGTCAATCACTTGGACTTGCCATGTGCGTTGATTACAGATGAAAGTGTGCTctggattcttttctttcttcctttgcagTAGCAGTTTGGATTCAAGCCACATCTGCAAAGGAAGATATTTCCTTTGCAGCTCAGCTTGAATTCAAGGTGTTACCTGCAGAAGAGGAAATTGTGGCAGAGCAGAGGacagggtggagtggggtggaagaggtgaggctgcaggccAGATAAAATGGTACACTAGCTAGGCACAGAATCTGGTTGGTTTTTTAAGTTTTTCAAATCACTGGGGATGAGGGGTTCATGATGTCACAGCAGCCATCCAGTTGGCACGGTGCGCAGCTGACTTCTTCTGAAAACCTGCAAAGCTCATTTTTCCTGGAGCTCGACCCTGGAAAGGTACAGGCAGTAGGGACTGTTGTTGTAAATACCATACCCAGTCAAAGGACTTTTTCATAGTAGATGGGCACTGGAATTCCAGTTTAGGGTCATGTCCTCCTGTTCAGCGATCTTGCCTGTTGTTTGATTAACTGTGTTTGCTGACACATACGGACAGTGAACACCCAGGAGGCAGAGAACACCCTATGCATGGGAAAATAAAATTTCAGAGTTGCACTCTGGAGAAACAAAACAGGACTCCACATTTTCAGGAATAAAtggtggggtgggcagaggaTATGCCTCCCAATGAGCATGACTGATAATATAATCTCAGCTAAGTTCCTTTCAGACAGTGGTGACTATTAGTCAAGTTTTAATTGCCATCTAATGGAGAATTCACCAGAAATTTTGACTGATGATAATTAATTGAGTCTGCATCTGCTGAGAGAGAGCAAGTTGCAACAAGCCTGCTGGAAACATAAAGCATAACAGTGTCTGACTCCCCATCTCTGGAAACAGAAGAAGTGGCCATTGGCCACATCTGTCTCTACCCTTAGGTGAAATGCACAGGACCATTGATAGGTGGGAAACAGTAATAAAGAGAAACTAATCAGTCTTTTATGTTGGCAAAGGTGGAAGGTAGTGCCTGATACTTCCACAGCACCTAAAGGGTCTCATTTAAATGCCTGCCTATGTCTCAGATTTTGTCTTTAAGATTATCACCAGATGCAGACACATGGCACTACCATCATAATTTCTTTCTGTTACTTTGTTTACAATCTAGCCTGATAAAGAGTTTTAGGGAAACTGAAAAGCTTGtgatattttttgtaatattaTTATTGGCCTGAACTTTGAATGTCCTTTTCACATTTTCCCTGTGGGCCAACGTGGGCTATCTTTACTCTTTGTGTGAAGTTATATCAGATGCTGTAATATTAAGAATTCATGCAGGCTTCTAGCCCTCTGAAATATTTCTCTAGCTCTGAATACCAAGGGGGTTATGTTATTATAATGTTGTGCACTGATGGAATTAGTAGATCCTTGCTGCATTCTTTCTAGTACTGTTCCATCTGATAGTTACCTTTGTAATTGTCTCAGCCCCAGCACTCATGTCTTGTTTGTAATACATATATATTCTATCTTCCAGGGCTCGTGCCATTGGTTTCCGGCAGGATGACAAAGAAGCTGTTGGTGGCTTTTTCTCACAGATTGGGCAGCTTTACATGGTTCATCACCTTTGGGGTAGGTCGTCCTGGACCTGAGAAATctggggaaggactgtagctctgtggcagagcacgtgttttgtatgcaaaaggtctcaggttcagttcctggcaactccaggtagggaACATGAAAtccccctgcctaaaaccctggacaaTATTATATCCCAGTGTTGAAAATATTAAGCATAGGTGGACCACTGATCTAACTTGGATTAAGATAGCTTCCTATCtcccttttataataataataatttattatttataccccgcccatctggctgggtccccccagccactctcaaTCTGCTCTCCATTCCAACAGGACAAGCAATTGTGTGAAACTGATATGACCCTTGCCTCCTCATAGCAGTACAGTTTCCAAGGCTCCTTAGAGCAGGGTGGATAGAGCCATGGCAGTAAATAACAGTTTAGGGTTTTGATGAGGTTTCCCCTCTGGTGCTTTGTTTATGGTATGTTGCTGTATTTGAGAGAAAGGTGCTGATGGACATCAAGACACTGATAGTTccaaattattccccccccccaacacttccAGCGTACAAAGATCTCCAGACAAGAGAAGATATCAGGAACGCCGCATGGCACAAGCCTGGTTGGGATGAGCTGGTATACTATACAGGTAACACGGGGGTCGTGATCCTCAGGCCTAAGGACCAAACACAgtcctcagaactctccccaggccacactccttcCTAGTCACACACCTCACCAGTCCTACTACcttggagtgtttttgcctggctggaatgtggtctTGACACTTGATTGCCTGAATAGAGGGTGAAGAGGGGCATGTATATGTAGAAAattgccttcttcttctttggcgatcacttgtagccgagtaagattgtcttccataaaaatGGTTCTAAAAATGAATCCGtaagcgactgtggaggccaattctggatccacacgtccttccacagtggggacattggtttccgggcgggaattgatcatggtgtggatttgccaagtgtgccttcctcttagcacatttctcccttacgTCCTGAGTTtgaatgtcttcaaagcccatgacacctttggtaaaggctgttctccaactgtaAATGTATATGTAGAAAGTTGCCTTCTATACAAAGATTAAACTTATATTCGTTGCTGTGCCCACTTTTGGCTTTGGGCCCAACCACCATAAGCATATAGCCCCCAGAAAATTGCCAAGTTGGAAATGGAACCCTTTGCTTGAAAAAGTATCAACACCTTTCAACAGTTTAGTACCTGTGTGGCAGTGGCAGTTACCCAAAAACCTGCTAAATGTGAGAGATTTGTCTTTCCTCTCCTAGGTTAAGATGGTTCCATTGAGCTTCCCTTTCTCTGGGGTCCCCCAAATCCTAGAACCGGTCCTGCTTCCTAGTCTAATGCTTTGTTGGCTACAAAATCCCCCCATGTTTCATTTGTAATATCTTGcattagcattttttttaaaagtgctaacacaatttctttctcctttccagTGCCCCTTATTCAGGAAATGGAATCCAGAATTATGATACCATTGCCGATTTCTCCCCTTCAGTAAAGCCACTGATTGATCGGTGCAGATTTACATTGACAAGCATTTGTCTTTTAGTTAATTTGATATGTGTGTATGACAATGGAAACTCTGACTTCTAAAAGTACTGTATGCTGGGGCTTTATGAATGTGACCTCATTTCTTCAGATCCTGCAGGAGCACTTGGGATTGTGTTGGggagaggcttgggagtcatcATAAGTCTTACTGTTCAACCATCTAGTCTAGCTCTCTGTGAAACAGCCTTTTTCAAACACAGCCATGCATTCAGAGAGCTGGCAGGCCCTGTTGGAAACGCACAAGCTTCAGTGGTAGTTGCACGAGCTTTAAACCCTTGAACGATACAGTATTTAATTATGGGGAGATTTGTCACATGCACTCCTATCCATTCTTTCATAATCATTATGGCATGTCAAGCTTACAAGGCCTTCCTCTGGTGCCACAAACAGTTGCTAGAGAAAGCAGCCCTTTGTTTTGGCCTAGCCAAACTTATCTTAGCAATCAGCTAAGCCAGTATTTGCAAACttgcagctgttttggactacagatcccatcagccccagtaaacacatgctggctgaggctgatggcagttgtagtccagaacagctgggagggcatctggttggtgaaGGGTTATAAATGGCGTTGGGATGAGCTCTAAAGAAGAGTTAGTGTCATGAACATTTGTTAAGCACTCCAGGATTATGCAGTGAAACAGAATGTGaggattttattattgttatttaataaGCATTCATGATTTCCTCCATTTGTGTGGTTTAACTAACATAACTGCAGAAAGTAATTCTGAAAAGATGCATCAAGATGAGGCACATTAAATCACTTAGGACTGGCACAAATCACTTCATTTCCCATGCCCAATTCTCTGTTTTTGATTAAACTTTAAAATAGAGggatttgtatg
This genomic window from Podarcis raffonei isolate rPodRaf1 chromosome 15, rPodRaf1.pri, whole genome shotgun sequence contains:
- the NIPSNAP2 gene encoding protein NipSnap homolog 2 isoform X2, whose product is MAAGALLLLRRGSGGRLRLSAFPAQGGRSRLFFLRGLVSSNSRSAEDSWLKSLFVRKVDPRKDAHSNLLAKRETSSLYKIQFHNVKPECLESYNKLCQEVLPKIHEGKEYPCTLVGTWNTWYGEQDQAVHLWRYEGGYPALTEVMSKLRHDKPGTMIEWGNYWARAIGFRQDDKEAVGGFFSQIGQLYMVHHLWAYKDLQTREDIRNAAWHKPGWDELVYYTVPLIQEMESRIMIPLPISPLQ
- the NIPSNAP2 gene encoding protein NipSnap homolog 2 isoform X1; the encoded protein is MAAGALLLLRRGSGGRLRLSAFPAQGGRSRLFFLRGLVSSNSRSAEDSWLKSLFVRKVDPRKDAHSNLLAKRETSSLYKIQFHNVKPECLESYNKLCQEVLPKIHEGKEYPCTLVGTWNTWYGEQDQAVHLWRYEGGYPALTEVMSKLRHDKGFGEFRKERGNMLLSRKNQLLLEFSFWNEPVPRTGPNIYELRSYQLRPGTMIEWGNYWARAIGFRQDDKEAVGGFFSQIGQLYMVHHLWAYKDLQTREDIRNAAWHKPGWDELVYYTVPLIQEMESRIMIPLPISPLQ